One genomic segment of Sminthopsis crassicaudata isolate SCR6 chromosome 2, ASM4859323v1, whole genome shotgun sequence includes these proteins:
- the LOC141553415 gene encoding olfactory receptor 4K15-like, with product MDQRNHSRVTEFVLVGLSTSWELQILFFILFILLYMAIVVGNLLIVLTVILEPLLHTPMYMMLSNLSILDICLATYATPKMIIDFLAELKTISFEGCMAQIFLLHVFAGGEMVLLVAMAYDRYVAICKPLYYTTIMSWNKCIGLLVTSWVIGILHSLSQLAFTINLPFCGPNIVDSYYCDLTLVIKLACTDTYLPEILMLLDSGLMGVTSFFLVLISYTVILVTVQRHSSAGMVKARATLTAHITVVTLFFGPCIFIYVWPFNNFPVDKVFSVFSTIFAPIFNPVIYTLRNKEVKTAMQKLKSQHVSGRFFT from the coding sequence ATGGATCAGAGAAATCATTCCAGAGTGACTGAATTTGTGTTGGTTGGACTCTCCACTTCCTGGgagctccagattctcttcttcaTACTCTTTATATTGCTTTATATGGCCATTGTAGTGGGAAACCTTCTCATTGTGCTCACGGTGATCTTGGAACCTCTTCTACACACACCCATGTATATGATGCTGAGTAACCTTTCAATTCTTGATATATGCCTGGCTACCTATGCAACCCCCAAGATGATCATTGACTTTCTTGCAGaattaaaaactatttccttTGAAGGTTGCATGGCCCAGATATTCTTGCTTCATGTCTTTGCTGGTGGTGAGATGGTGCTTCTTGTGGCTATGGCATATGATAGATATGTGGCCATATGCAAACCCCTATACTATACAACCATTATGAGTTGGAACAAATGCATAGGACTTCTGGTGACTTCATGGGTAATTGGGATTCTGCACTCCCTGAGTCAGCTGGCCTTTACTATAAATTTGCCTTTTTGTGGCCCCAATATAGTAGACAGTTATTATTGTGATCTTACTTTGGTCATCAAACTAGCCTGTACTGATACTTATCTTCCGGAAATACTAATGCTCTTGGACAGTGGTCTAATGGGGGTGACTTCTTTTTTCCTTGTACTTATTTCCTATACTGTCATCCTAGTCACCGTCCAACGTCATTCATCGGCTGGTATGGTTAAAGCACGTGCTACATTGACTGCACACATCACTGTGGTGACCCTCTTCTTTGGACcatgcatttttatttatgtctGGCCTTTTAACAATTTCCCCGTGGACAAGGTTTTTTCAGTGTTCTCTACTATTTTTGCTCCAATATTTAATCCAGTAATCTATACTTTAAGAAATAAAGAGGTAAAGACAGCAATGCAGAAACTGAAGAGCCAGCATGTATCAGGCAGATTTTTCACTTGA